One window of the Blastocatellia bacterium genome contains the following:
- a CDS encoding DNA replication/repair protein RecF: MRIVRLEVVDFRNIAEERWEPGPGLNFLYGENAQGKTSLLEALYVLGHARSFRTPRLLEVIRHGQPQAFVRGIVERRGTRVELAVQLNPRTRALFVNGKRRTLSEYLGHLVVFVCSLERMDVIRGEPEHRRRFLDEGLLSLDPKYAHTLEQYQRVLKQKNRLLKLAAESDDPRRFLEEIEVWNEQLVHYGALIHRARTRYVELLQRHLPADLFGSEQIAIRYVSSLAAHGDVSEYEKLLAERLRVRLTAELALGHALVGPHRDELAITFEGRELRHYGSLGQQRSALIVLDLAQVSVYNFAFEEEAVFLLDDVDAELDRRRIARVLEYLQGRAQCFLTTSKPDIAAASYPQTMRFRVEAGHLIPIPPHAQGDEVNRSTERAESQCETSC; the protein is encoded by the coding sequence ATGCGCATCGTCCGCCTGGAAGTCGTGGACTTCCGAAACATCGCGGAGGAGCGATGGGAACCCGGGCCCGGGTTGAATTTCCTCTACGGGGAGAACGCGCAGGGGAAGACAAGCCTGCTGGAGGCTCTTTACGTGCTCGGCCACGCGCGCTCGTTTCGCACGCCGCGTCTTCTAGAGGTCATCCGGCATGGGCAACCTCAGGCCTTCGTGCGGGGGATTGTCGAGCGTCGCGGGACGCGCGTGGAGCTAGCCGTTCAACTCAATCCGCGCACTCGCGCCCTCTTCGTCAACGGAAAGCGGAGGACGCTTTCGGAGTATCTCGGCCATCTCGTCGTGTTCGTTTGCTCCCTTGAGCGCATGGACGTCATTCGGGGAGAACCCGAGCATCGCCGCCGTTTCCTGGATGAAGGCCTCCTCAGCCTCGATCCCAAGTACGCGCATACGTTGGAACAATATCAGCGGGTCCTCAAGCAGAAGAATCGGTTGCTGAAATTGGCCGCCGAGAGCGATGATCCCCGTCGCTTCCTCGAAGAGATCGAAGTGTGGAACGAGCAATTGGTCCATTATGGGGCGCTCATCCATCGAGCCCGCACCCGATATGTGGAGCTGCTGCAGCGTCATCTGCCAGCGGATTTATTTGGCTCGGAGCAAATCGCCATCCGCTATGTCTCCTCGCTCGCTGCTCATGGAGATGTGAGTGAATACGAGAAGCTGCTGGCCGAACGATTGCGCGTGCGCTTGACAGCAGAGTTGGCCCTTGGACACGCGTTGGTGGGACCGCATCGAGATGAACTGGCGATCACCTTCGAGGGGCGGGAATTGCGCCACTATGGGAGCCTCGGTCAGCAACGTAGCGCCCTGATTGTGCTTGATTTAGCGCAAGTCTCCGTCTATAATTTTGCCTTTGAAGAAGAGGCCGTGTTTCTCTTGGATGATGTGGATGCGGAGCTGGATCGGCGACGCATTGCGCGGGTGTTGGAGTACTTGCAGGGTCGCGCGCAATGCTTCCTCACGACCTCAAAGCCGGACATCGCCGCAGCGAGCTATCCCCAAACGATGCGCTTTCGCGTCGAGGCCGGACATCTCATCCCGATTCCACCTCATGCGCAGGGGGATGAAGTGAACCGATCAACTGAACGAGCCGAGAGTCAGTGTGAGACCTCGTGTTGA
- a CDS encoding FG-GAP-like repeat-containing protein → MRHLRFVAAGAFVVGVAVVFVSRGSWMGPDVVSSSSSSNPSLVRLDPRARPRVNFRVLGDEAIFAQGVECSTGTGLLSAAAWIDGERRAWPQKLAFEDFNGDGLADLLLFGDEGGHATLTVKTRRADGRFCSGLTFDLGSGEIVEGVVADVTQDGRADIVVAFTEAPLLALLLGDGRGGVADRREVMLEEPAQAIAVGDITGDGRMDIVLAFAAPTRVILLVGRGDGRFERAGLLPLWEVADPIALRIADLDRDGHGDLVLAHRQGVVWAHGTTTGFLTPTSLSVDSEPTDLVLEDFDLDGRADIALSDRTGNVQLFLGTARGGFSKRGKWFVGGSTSALAAGHFDADGYRDVAVVLAHRNRIVLLMGDQGGGFGEAFDMETSDPVAAILAARVNRDALDDLLIAERRQGGWLIAVTEASRIVVTTTADTIREDGRVSLREAILAANGMPPNRDVVGQSKAPEVIAFNIPESERRDGVFTIEVDGVLGPLPRLADGGTTIDGTTQPGWRGAPIIVLNGRRAGLADGLVITSSLNVIAGLVINGFEGNGVKIIVDPPESGAATGNIVRGCYIGTDPTGRRSIGNGLYGVLITRNRTQANLIGGTAPTDRNVISGNRSNGIELDFPTFGNLILGNYIGTTADGLSALPNGGAGIFISGARDNVIGGREPGAGNLISGNSGSGVQIVGVFGNQVQGNWIGVDATGRRALPNGGDGVTLIGGAHSNLIGGSAEVARNVISGNAQNGVRMADAFSNQIAGNVIGLDPTLARVIPNGGSGILVTAGARENLIGGLEPSSGNIIAGNSGDGITLARGANSNQIVGNFIGTTDREGRSRLPNGGHGIAILGAQNTAIGGTTLAAANTIAYNARAGIMIVDGEEAPSRGNRIGCNAFFANGGLGIDLGGDGVTPNDVGDADDGPNALVNFPVIRELWEVSAGVLLRGRIDTVNPAAARIDVYVADPDPTGFGEGKRCLVQGITPNPDGTFEILLAGISIRDPVTLTTTDEAGNTSEFSRLAPPADVTPPSVRVISPNGGEFVLAGTLLPIAWESSDNVGIFLHEIALSLDSGRTCSILLGRVGGDKRSFVWEVPEGLLSSTARVCVTARDFFDNAATDVSDGDFQIGRSDREEPVVRVIRPNGGEVARAGEPFEITWEASDNVSVANCDLSVSTDGGANFTPLAARIPADVRSFTWNIPEGLSTTRGRVLVRCRDLAGNIGEDRSDGDFAVDGAPPDIGSVVVFDVGTPGRFFVAGRPLTIAWQASDDVGIARHRIEFSFDDGRTFEPLRDAQGNIVGDNIPGDARQFTWAVPRTVFTRTGRFRVTAIDRAGRSSSALSERISIIN, encoded by the coding sequence ATGAGGCACTTGCGGTTTGTCGCTGCCGGAGCGTTCGTCGTTGGGGTCGCTGTGGTGTTCGTCTCGCGGGGGAGCTGGATGGGACCAGATGTCGTGTCGTCCTCGAGTTCGTCGAACCCATCGCTCGTGCGGCTTGATCCTCGCGCTCGGCCTCGGGTGAATTTCCGTGTACTCGGAGATGAAGCCATTTTCGCCCAGGGTGTGGAGTGCTCCACGGGGACTGGGCTTCTTAGTGCGGCCGCGTGGATTGATGGGGAGCGTCGCGCCTGGCCGCAGAAGCTCGCGTTCGAGGATTTCAATGGAGACGGCCTGGCTGATCTTTTGCTCTTCGGCGACGAGGGTGGACACGCCACGCTGACGGTGAAAACCCGGCGGGCGGACGGTCGCTTCTGCTCGGGCCTCACCTTCGATCTCGGATCGGGAGAGATCGTCGAAGGCGTCGTGGCAGATGTCACGCAGGACGGGCGCGCGGATATTGTCGTGGCGTTCACTGAAGCACCACTCTTGGCGCTTTTGCTCGGAGACGGACGAGGAGGGGTAGCCGATCGGCGGGAAGTCATGCTGGAGGAACCGGCGCAGGCTATCGCCGTTGGTGACATCACTGGCGATGGGCGTATGGACATCGTCCTCGCCTTCGCCGCGCCGACGCGAGTGATTCTTCTAGTCGGGCGCGGCGACGGACGTTTCGAGCGCGCGGGCCTCCTCCCGCTCTGGGAAGTGGCCGATCCGATTGCTCTTCGGATCGCTGATCTCGATCGAGACGGGCATGGGGATCTCGTCCTCGCTCATCGTCAAGGGGTCGTGTGGGCCCATGGGACGACGACAGGGTTTCTGACGCCGACGTCCCTCTCAGTGGATTCCGAGCCGACGGACCTCGTGCTCGAGGATTTCGATTTGGACGGACGGGCCGACATCGCGCTGAGCGACAGAACTGGGAACGTGCAGCTCTTCCTCGGAACGGCGCGTGGGGGATTCTCCAAGAGAGGAAAATGGTTCGTGGGAGGGTCCACATCGGCGCTCGCGGCCGGCCATTTCGATGCCGATGGATATCGGGATGTCGCTGTCGTGCTCGCCCATCGAAATCGGATCGTGTTGTTGATGGGAGATCAAGGAGGGGGATTCGGAGAGGCGTTCGATATGGAGACGAGCGATCCGGTGGCGGCGATTCTGGCAGCGCGGGTGAATCGCGACGCTCTGGATGATCTGCTCATCGCGGAGCGGCGTCAGGGGGGATGGCTCATCGCCGTGACCGAGGCCTCTCGCATCGTCGTGACGACGACGGCCGATACGATTCGCGAAGATGGTCGCGTCTCACTGCGAGAGGCCATTCTCGCGGCCAATGGCATGCCGCCCAATCGCGACGTCGTAGGGCAATCGAAAGCCCCCGAAGTGATCGCGTTCAATATTCCGGAGTCGGAACGCCGAGACGGCGTCTTCACGATCGAAGTGGACGGCGTGTTAGGACCTCTGCCGCGATTGGCGGATGGAGGAACGACGATTGATGGGACGACGCAACCGGGATGGAGAGGGGCACCGATCATCGTGTTGAATGGTCGGCGAGCTGGTCTGGCCGATGGGCTCGTGATCACATCATCGCTCAACGTCATTGCCGGATTGGTGATCAATGGGTTTGAGGGCAATGGCGTGAAGATCATCGTGGATCCACCGGAGTCTGGCGCTGCGACGGGGAACATCGTGCGCGGCTGCTATATCGGGACGGATCCGACCGGACGGCGAAGCATCGGGAACGGGCTCTACGGCGTTTTGATCACGCGAAATCGCACGCAGGCGAACCTCATCGGAGGGACAGCTCCGACCGATCGGAACGTCATCTCAGGCAATCGCAGCAATGGGATCGAGTTGGACTTCCCGACTTTCGGGAACCTCATTTTGGGAAATTACATCGGGACGACGGCCGATGGATTGAGCGCATTGCCTAACGGCGGGGCGGGGATCTTCATCAGTGGAGCGCGGGATAACGTGATCGGAGGGCGCGAGCCGGGGGCTGGGAATCTCATCTCCGGGAATTCGGGGAGCGGTGTTCAAATCGTTGGCGTCTTTGGGAATCAGGTGCAAGGAAATTGGATCGGCGTGGATGCGACTGGGCGACGAGCTCTTCCCAATGGAGGGGATGGCGTCACGCTCATCGGCGGAGCACATAGTAACCTCATCGGGGGAAGCGCGGAAGTCGCGCGCAACGTCATCTCCGGCAATGCGCAAAATGGTGTTCGCATGGCCGATGCCTTTTCCAACCAAATCGCTGGGAATGTCATTGGTCTCGATCCAACGCTGGCACGCGTCATCCCCAATGGTGGAAGCGGGATCTTGGTGACGGCTGGCGCGCGCGAGAATCTCATCGGAGGACTCGAGCCCTCAAGCGGTAACATCATTGCGGGGAATTCGGGGGATGGGATCACGCTGGCGCGCGGGGCGAACAGCAATCAGATTGTCGGGAACTTCATTGGCACGACGGATCGGGAGGGCAGATCTCGGCTGCCGAATGGTGGACACGGTATCGCCATCCTCGGCGCGCAGAATACGGCCATCGGGGGGACGACGCTCGCCGCGGCCAATACCATCGCCTATAACGCTCGCGCAGGCATCATGATCGTTGATGGCGAGGAGGCGCCGAGCCGTGGGAATCGGATCGGATGTAATGCCTTCTTCGCCAACGGCGGTTTAGGCATTGATCTGGGCGGCGATGGCGTGACGCCCAATGACGTGGGCGACGCCGATGATGGGCCGAACGCGCTGGTGAATTTCCCCGTCATCCGCGAGCTGTGGGAGGTTTCGGCAGGCGTCCTCCTTCGAGGACGAATAGATACAGTCAACCCGGCGGCTGCGCGAATAGATGTCTACGTGGCGGATCCCGATCCGACGGGGTTCGGAGAAGGAAAGCGATGCCTGGTGCAGGGGATCACGCCGAATCCGGACGGAACGTTCGAAATCTTGCTCGCCGGGATTTCGATACGAGACCCGGTGACGCTGACGACGACCGACGAGGCCGGAAATACCTCGGAGTTCTCTCGCCTTGCGCCTCCGGCGGACGTGACGCCGCCAAGCGTGCGCGTGATCAGTCCCAACGGCGGCGAATTCGTCTTAGCGGGGACTTTGTTGCCGATCGCATGGGAATCCTCGGACAATGTGGGCATCTTCCTGCATGAGATCGCGCTCTCGCTTGACAGCGGGCGCACGTGCTCGATCTTGCTTGGGCGCGTGGGGGGTGATAAACGGTCGTTCGTGTGGGAGGTCCCCGAGGGCTTGCTATCTTCCACAGCGCGGGTGTGCGTCACCGCGCGCGACTTCTTCGATAATGCGGCGACCGATGTGAGCGATGGAGACTTCCAAATCGGGCGCAGCGATCGCGAGGAGCCCGTCGTGCGCGTCATCCGTCCCAATGGCGGCGAGGTCGCGCGCGCAGGAGAGCCGTTTGAGATCACGTGGGAAGCGAGCGATAACGTGAGCGTGGCGAATTGCGATCTCTCGGTCTCCACGGATGGGGGCGCGAATTTCACGCCTCTGGCTGCGCGGATCCCGGCGGATGTGCGCTCGTTCACATGGAACATCCCCGAGGGTCTCTCCACGACGCGCGGGCGCGTGCTCGTGCGCTGCCGCGACTTGGCAGGGAACATCGGCGAGGATCGCAGTGATGGCGATTTCGCCGTAGACGGAGCGCCGCCGGACATCGGTTCAGTGGTCGTCTTCGACGTGGGCACTCCGGGGCGCTTCTTCGTCGCGGGGCGACCGCTGACGATCGCTTGGCAGGCTTCCGATGATGTCGGGATCGCGCGTCATCGGATCGAGTTCTCCTTCGACGATGGGCGCACGTTCGAGCCCCTGCGCGATGCTCAAGGGAATATCGTCGGAGACAATATCCCAGGCGATGCTCGGCAGTTCACGTGGGCTGTGCCGAGAACGGTCTTCACGCGTACCGGACGATTCCGCGTCACGGCGATTGATCGCGCGGGGCGGAGCAGCTCGGCTTTGAGCGAGCGTATTTCGATCATCAATTGA